The following proteins are encoded in a genomic region of Mustela erminea isolate mMusErm1 chromosome 3, mMusErm1.Pri, whole genome shotgun sequence:
- the CNOT6 gene encoding CCR4-NOT transcription complex subunit 6 isoform X4: MVSLRELHLNNNLLRVLPFELGKLFQLQTLGLKGNPLTQDILNLYLEPDGTRRLLNYLLDNLAGTAKRISTEQPPPRSWIMLQEPDRTRPTALFSVMCYNVLCDKYATRQLYGYCPSWALNWDYRKKAIIQEILSCNADIISLQEVETEQYYSFFLVELKERGYNGFFSPKSRARTMSEQERKHVDGCAIFFKTEKFTLVQKHTVEFNQLAMANSEGSEAMLNRVMTKDNIGVAVLLELRKELMEMSSGKPHLGAEKQLILVANAHMHWDPEYSDVKLVQTMMFLSEVKNIIDKASRNLQSSVLGEFGTIPLVLCADLNSLPDSGVVEYLSTGGVETNHKDFKELRYNESLTNFSCNGKNGTTNGRITHGFKLKSAYESGLMPYTNYTFDFKGIIDYIFYSKPQLNTLGILGPLDHHWLVENNISGCPHPLIPSDHFSLFAQLELLLPFLPQVNGIHLPGRR; this comes from the exons GAAATCCACTTACCCAGGATATATTGAACCTCTATCTGGAACCAGATGGAACAAGAAGGCTACTGAACTATTTGCTTGATAATTTGGCAGGTACTGCAAAAAGAA TTTCAACAGAACAGCCACCTCCAAGATCTTGGATTATGTTGCAAGAACCAGACAGAACAAGGCCAACTG CCTTGTTTTCTGTCATGTGCTATAATGTTCTTTGTGATAAATATGCGACCCGGCAGTTATACGGCTACTGTCCATCTTGGGCACTAAATTGGGACTACAGGAAAAAGGCCATTATTCAAGAAATTTTGAGCTGCAATGCTGATATCATAAGTCTTCAG GAGGTTGAAACAGAACAGTATTACAGTTTTTTTCTGGTAGAACTGAAAGAACGTGGCTATAATGGATTCTTTAGTCCTAAATCTAGAGCTAGAACAATgtcagaacaagaaagaaaacatgtcGATGGCTGTGCAATATTCTTCAAGACAGAAAA atttACTTTGGTTCAGAAACACACTGTTGAATTTAATCAGCTAGCAATGGCAAATTCGGAAGGGTCTGAAGCTATGCTGAACAGAGTCATGACAAAAGATAACATTGGAGTTGCAGTACTGCTAGAACTTCGAAAGGAATTGATGGAAATGTCAT CTGGAAAGCCACATCTTGGAGCAGAAAAACAACTTATTCTTGTGGCTAATGCTCATATGCATTGGGACCCTGAATACTCTGATGTGAAGTTGGTTCAAACTATGATGTTCCTCTCAGAAGTGAAGAACATTATTGATAAAGCCTCACGAAACCTCCAGTCCAGTGTATTGGGAGAATTTGGAACTATTCCACTGGTGTTATGTGCAGATCTTAATTCTTTGCCAGATTCTg GTGTTGTAGAATATTTAAGCACCGGTGGAGTAGAAACAAATCATAAAGACTTTAAGGAACTGAGATACAATGAAAGTCTTACAAATTTCAGCTGTAATGGGAAAAATGGGACAACCAATGGAAGGATCACGCATGGTTTCAAGTTGAAGAGTGCCTATGAGAGTGGCCTGATGCCTTATACAAATTACACGTTCGATTTCAAG GGTATAATTGACTACATCTTCTATTCGAAACCTCAGCTGAACACTTTAGGCATCCTGGGACCTCTGGACCACCATTGGCTTGTTGAGAATAATATCAGCGGCTGCCCACACCCACTCATCCCCTCCGACCACTTCTCACTTTTTGCACAACTGGAGCTCTTACTGCCTTTCCTGCCCCAAGTGAACGGCATTCACCTTCCTGGCAGGAGGTAG